GATTCTCATAATcattttgttaaatttgCTCAATGGAtaattgaatcaattaaCTTTGATTCGAGTTTACTACAATTAGAAGTCATTCAGTTCAATTTAAGAATTGCTATTGAAGATAAGGTTGATTTAGCTGATAcagataatatttttttacaagAAGTCATTGCAGTTGAAAGTGAAGATGAATATGTAAAATTAATACTTCAATGGACAGATATTCTAGGTGAAAAGGTATCTACTTTAAATGCTCAATTTCATGGCGCTTCTAATCAATGGCAGGAATGTGTAGAACcgaaaaagaaatagaactattaattcttttttatttgttacaATTGTTAATTCTACATTTTAAAACACTAAGCATCTGAACTTTAACCTTCTTGCCCATATTATATTCTCTTACTCATGATCACACATTTTGatgattcaattttttcctttaGAAACcaattatagaaaaaactaataaaatagaGTTATTAATTATGAACTTCCTtgaatatgtatatattttttgatttaaatatgtATACTAactaaaatttaaataatgcaTGAGATAATATAAGATCATTTCTGATATAATTCCAAAATATCACGGTAGAAAATAATCGGTAggtttatctttttttccttGAAATATTGTACTAGTTTTGGCAAAGTACATCGTTCATATGATTCAACAGAAGCTACAGCTCTAATCGCTTGTTCTCTCGTAATATTTGGCCTCAACCCATACTTTGttggatttttttttacatcttcaattttatcgataattatttttctttgtctAAATTTTCTTGTCCAATTTGGATCACGCCTCCAAGTTGGACCATATTTGTATTCCATATACATTAGCGACGGCCTACCGGCGAAGCCCTGGTAATATTCTTTAGCAACTTCATATACAGTGCATACgcttatattaattttggcAAGTTTGAAATCTCTGTCCCTTTGATAGTTTGGATTGTTAATATCAAAgtcttcttcatcttctagTTTGACCCttttatttagaattatttcaGTACGATCAATATCTTTCAATCGTTCAGTCTCATCTCTTCGCGAACTGTCATGATTAATTACATTGTGTGAGAATAAACTAAATTCGTCAATATGCACATTCTGTAACGAGATAGAACGAGCTGTATTTCTTAAAGTAGGTACTACATTAGTACCCTCATTTGTGATGCTTTGAATTTCTTGCAAAATATAtgtcatattttttattgatttgtTCCATTTTGATAAAGTGTCATGCcgttttttaattttaataaagtcATGTAAGTACTCTTCTTCACAGTGTCTCTGTAGATGTTCTATGCCGACTTTAAGATTTGAATTCTGGTCTTGTATGCTTGCTAGTAATTTAAGAATTTCATCTGTTCGATTTTTCTCAATTGTATTTGAGCCTGTCTTACGACTAGCTCcagaaatattttccaaaacaGAACTTTTTCCAAGTGTCGTTGTTGTCAGAGGTGTGTTATTCCCATTActacttttattatttgtattgttTTCTGGGGAATCAATAGGGGTAGAGTGGGAGGCTGTGCTTCCTTCATTCATTGCCTCAGTAAATATGCCTAACCAGAAGAAAAGTATACTACTTGACacttcaaaaaatatggCAACAGTTAGcaaaatttacaaatataattaagTTCGGTTGGTTTGGTTAAAGCATAATGACGACGCTGGAGGATAATTTGACACAGTTAAACTaaagttttaataaatagttTCCGGGAGCGGTTTtcagaatttttcaaaaaaaaaaacagataATATCTGATGTTTAAAAATCAATGGAGaatagaataataaaatggTAATGGAAAAAACGCATGGTATTAGGCCTTTGCTGCCTTGTTAAGCAGCAAGAGATCCAGtttctttgttttcttCTAGTACTTCCTCCAAAAGAGATAATTGTTCGCGTAGCTTATCATCGTCTTGACCCAAAGCTTTCTTTTTAACAACAATAGGTAATAGAGTAGTCCCAATATTTTCGTCTAGAACACGTAATTCTTCGTGTAATTGACGTGAAATTTCTTGCAGATCAGCATAAAagttttttatattttgctGGAAAGTTGGTTTCAAGCTTTCGTTTCCTCGCTTCAATTCACTAAAAGTGGTAACAACTTCAGCAGCACGGTCAGTCATAGCACAAAGACGAGCATCTATGGCATTCAAAGATTCTAAACGTTCCTGAACATTTTTTGGCTGCATTTTAATGATGATTCTGGTTTGTTTAATATAGTATGATTTTATTCGATGTAATCCGTCAAGAAAACAGAAGATGTGTAGAGTTGCCTTTTTAAAGAAAGCGTTTCGGAATTCTCTTTGATAGCTggaacaatattttttttaaaagtgaaaaaaatacaagaatgaaataaactttacattttcaaattattgttttacGGAAtcattgttttattttagatCTAGCTAGAGCTTATTAcaatttggattatttCTATAGATAGAATGAACGAAGTCCCTCtaatttccttttttaGCTACTTTTCTTGGCTGAGCTGCCAACATATCTAAAATAGATCTCTTCTTTGTTTTCTTATCATATTTAGGTTCAAATTCCCCATTGGAtacttcttttttaatattttgtttcgTCGGAACCTGACATGACGCCTCAATATTTGGATTGTTGGCCTTATATCCATATGgtatatcattattatcttccTGTTTCATTTCTTTCTTAATACCATTATAACCTTTTCCAACTTTTTTCTcttgttttaatataaattttgatatgTCTTGTTTCAGAATTGGCTTTATCAAATAGGATCCATTATTAGTAGTTTTTCCCACATCTTTAGAAACTTGATAACATTCTAACAGATTTTCATTAAACCTAGCTGTTAGACATTCAGTTAATTCACCCTTACTCCACgtaattttctttttgtcCAACCAAGTATTCCACTCCTCAGTATTTGGTTCTAGAATGACTGGCATTCGTTCATGAAGCCATGCTAACTCCTTGGGAGCCTTGGAGGTAACGATAGTAAATGTATATAGATGTAAATCCTCAATATAATCATACATTCCAgcaagaaataataaatttttgcCTGTATTTGTAATGTAGAATGGTGTTTTAGTCTTATTGGCTGTCTTCCATTCATAATAGCCACTGATTGGAATCACacatcttttttttttacaacaTTGGCTCCACATCTTACTTTCTAGAAGACTTTCCACCCTAGCATTGAATGTGCTATAAGATTTGAAGTTGCTTGGATCTTTAGACCAATAAGGGATTAAACCCCATTTCATATACTTCACAGTTTTATGGTGATACACTGCAGACATATTTGTTGGGGATACATTATATGAAGGCTGAAAGGTATAGCCATTTGCAAACGACTgcatatttgatttattagttATCTGAGGTGatgtagaattattttcgGTAGAAATATTCGTAGTATCATTAGATACATTTTCAGAATCTCTTTCTTGAGTCGGTATGTGCATGGTATTTAACTGCTCAAATAATTCCTCCGTAGAGTATTCTAATGCAAAACGTCCACacattttgtattttatttataaatgaattgtaaataattaaaataattaagaTAATTAAGATAATTAAGATAATTAAGATAATTAAGATAATTAAGATAATTAAGATAATTTTCgatatatttaatgaataattttgtttctttCTTAAGCCTtatctttttaataatgttatATTCACTCTTTCGGACTTTCAATACTCTTCATAAGATTAATAAACCATTaaaatcttaaaaaaaagaactaatattttcaatactaaaataatttcgttattattaaagattaaaaTCAACTAAACTAATAGGGAaaggataaaaaattaaatgatgaatgTTCTAAGAACTAGAATGATTTTACCATACTTTAAGGGTAGCGGGCTGTTATCGGGATGCTCTCTAAGAACAAATTCTATTACTTCTCGATATATCAGTAAAATAAGCACCTTTGGATATGATACTATTACAAGCAAGCGtttatattcaattcaGAAGACACAAGAAGAAGCATATAATGAACAGACTAAAAATCGTAAAATACAAGATGTAGTACTAACCCTATGTGGAATTTCAGCGCTGAGTTTTCTAATTTGGTGGGTTTATTGGCCTCATCACACATTTCCAACTCATAtagcaaaaatattacgAAAAGGATTAAGGGAAGAAATGAATAAAGAGAAGCCAAACTATCTCAAAGctttagaatattataaCCAAGCATTAAAATTGTGTGACGAGAATGACATGAATAGATTAGCAAACGAATATACCGGGatagaaattaaaattggaGAAATGATGGAACtattaaatatacaaaatgaTGCAAATAAGTTGTATTTAAACATGCTAGAACGATTTACAGAGGCTATCAATACAGAAAATACTCTAAGTGATGATGAAAGATCTGCATTAATCAAAAAAGACTTACAAATACTAGTGAAAGTAAAGGAAAATACAGAGGGTATCCAAGTCTCAaagtttttctttttattacaCTTATTGATGGCTCAAAAAGAGCTCATACGCCGTTTAGAATTAgcagaaaataaaaaaggaaaCACCAACGATGTAGGACAATTTGTAAGTGATATGATCTTGAAGCTCTCAAACCTTGACTGGCTAAGCATAACTGAACGGGAAGCTCGTGAAATATGGAATCTCTTTGgtgaagaattaattgtGGCCCGAGAGATTTATACAGATTACAGTTTAGAACAGAAAGACTATACTACAGCAATTAATCtaaaattaacaaatattcaatGGATGCATAATGCAGGAATTCACCCCTctaaaattcttttagcACAAGCAAACTTGGCCTCTATCTTGTATCTACAAATGGAACAGTTTGAAGCACAGATATATGCCTTGACAAAAAATGCTAACCAAAGTCAAAACAGTAATCAAAACGAGACGctagaaaatattgttaAAAGTAGAGATATTTGCTTAGAATTAGcagaaaattattataatagtattattagagTTATACCCTTTGATGCAAACTCCAAAAATACAACTTTAGAACAAATTGATATTACTACTGCACAAGCATTAACATTGTCAATCTATGGCTTAGGGGTTgttaatttacaaaaaaataatcaaacaATGGCTAAACAATATTTAGATCAGTCACTTTGTTTAGCAAAGGATATGAATTTTGATAGTTTAAGTTCAGAAATTGAACGAGAGCTTTCTAAAATTGCATCCCGTTAATCTAGAAGATATTAGAAACTActcaaaaataaatgtaaTTTGGAActttaattgtttatcTTAGAGATAGGTATGAATGTAAAtagatataataatatataaatggaATGTATAATGACGAGTAGAATTTGTTCTTGTTTTATCAGCCGATAACtagtaatttaaataatgaaataaaaaattgtacaaattagaatatgtataatattttaaatcaaactTAGTTAGCGGACATGACTTGCCAGACTCTGATGACGTTGTCAGTGTAGCCGGCAAACAAAGTTTGACCGTCAGCAGACCAAGCCAAAGATAATGGGTGTGGTTCAGCAGCCTTGGTGTAACCAGCGAATTCTGGGTTCAAGTTGTCAATGATACCTTGTGGTTCCAAAGAGAAGATCTTGATACCAGAAGAGGTAGCAGCAGCTAACCAGTATCTGTTTGGAGAGAAAGCTAAAGCGAAAACTTCATCGTGAGCAGATAAAGTGTATAAAGCTCTCTTTTGAGCCAAATCCCACATCATAATTTCACCATCCTTACCAGCGGAAGCAATCAAAGAACCATCTGGAGAAGCAACAATGGCGTTAATGTAGTTGTTGTGACCAATGAAGTCAGCATCAATTTGGAATTGGTTGACGTTCCAGGActatatcaaaaaaataattattgaaGTATCAGAGATATTTCAGTATTAAAACTTGTTAGTAAATGATAttctaattattttaattcaatctaaggcaatttgaaaataaactCATCAGAGATCTTGGTGATAAAAGTATGTCTCATTCGAAGTTTTGACGCCCCGTCCGAAGTAGCAAATATAGATAATCATCACATGAGGTAAAAATACTTTCAAATTAGcaaaaaattttgtaaatgtTAAtgtaaaaagaaaaaaatagtaaacaTACCTTAACGACCTTGTCGGAACCAGCAGAGATGACAGTAACGGTGTCATCTTCTGGCTTGTCATTTGGAGCAACTCTGACTTGGGAAACCCAGTCGTTGTGACCCAACATAGTGGCTAAACATTCACCCTTGATGGACCAGACCTTGATGGTCTTATCACGAGAACCAGAGATAATCATGGAAGCCTTTCTGTCAATGGCAACGGACATAACGTCACCCTTGTGACCAACGAATCTTTGGAAAGTTTCACCAGTGGAAACATCCCATAATCTGATAGTCTTATCCCAAGAAGCAGATAAAGCGTAGGCACCATCGGCGGTTAAAGCACAGTCTTGGACAATGTGAGAGTGACCTTTGAAAGATCTGACTGGGACACCGTATTGTTGGTCATCACCAGTTAATTTCCAGGAGATCAAAGTCTTATCACGGGAAGCGGACAACAATAAGTTTGGTTGACCAGCAGAAGTGGCTAAGGAAGTAACCCAACCGTTGTGACCTTCTAAAGTACCTCTTAAAACTAAAACTTCAGACATTGTTGATAAACTCTTTTtggttatttttttatttaacaaaagagacaaagaaaatatataagaaCTGTTTTATaactataaaaaaaattattacttaTATATGAAAACTTTTCATGGCAAATGAAAAAACTACTTTCAAGTGAaacttttcaaatttttaaaaaattttctcGATGCGTTTCTTCAACTTCCGGACCAGAAATTTCGCAAGCGCTTTTAAGAAATGCCGTACCACTGTGTGAAAATCTCGGTCCGTGAAATTCTCAACTTAGTTGCAAAAAACAATAGGGcataaattcttcaaaaataatcaCGTGTGTCCTCTAGGGTATTTTCTTAGAAACAATAAAGCCTCTGTATTAATCCAAAAGATATTAGAGATAGATCTAATATCGAATGGATATATTTACGTTCGAAACTGATACAATACACTGTTGTCCTTGTGTTTTATGATGCAATTCATCAATATGGTAAGCTAAATTAGTATGTGGCTTATAGTTATGGCAGGGTACCAAAATTAATGCTTGAATTACCTCAGCTCAAATAATTTCTGAACTATCTTGATGAATTTATAGATTAAtgtattaatttatattaataacaaatCTACTTGCCAGCTAAAACATGTAAGATATATAGAGTTAGATATCAAGCAGACAGTAATGGAAATGTATGTACTTACATGACTAATAAAGTTCTCTATACCTAGTCTAAAAGCTTCTAGAAACGGATTATAATGGAATTATTGGAAGGGGTTTGTATtataaagtaaaattatttcttcaaatagtaaaaattattagtaaaCGAAGTAATCAGTTAATAATAAGGTTTTTTTCAGTATGATAGAATATATACACTTAGAGATTCATATCTCTATaataactaataataaaaattctttactTAAATACTTAGCATTTAGCAAAAACATAACAATGTAATTTCTCTCAACAATtatatgataatattaaagtttttaaaaGGTAAAACTTTATTAGATCTTTGTAATCTTATCTACTTGCATACAGtctttttaaaatagtGTAGTGTTATTTCGCGTATGTTGTCGTTTTTCGCCGTGTTTTGTGACAAAGCCTTAATTGTCCGAAGATAC
The window above is part of the Henningerozyma blattae CBS 6284 chromosome 2, complete genome genome. Proteins encoded here:
- the TBLA0B09080 gene encoding putative peptide hydrolase (similar to Saccharomyces cerevisiae YMR114C; ancestral locus Anc_2.434) → MCGRFALEYSTEELFEQLNTMHIPTQERDSENVSNDTTNISTENNSTSPQITNKSNMQSFANGYTFQPSYNVSPTNMSAVYHHKTVKYMKWGLIPYWSKDPSNFKSYSTFNARVESLLESKMWSQCCKKKRCVIPISGYYEWKTANKTKTPFYITNTGKNLLFLAGMYDYIEDLHLYTFTIVTSKAPKELAWLHERMPVILEPNTEEWNTWLDKKKITWSKGELTECLTARFNENLLECYQVSKDVGKTTNNGSYLIKPILKQDISKFILKQEKKVGKGYNGIKKEMKQEDNNDIPYGYKANNPNIEASCQVPTKQNIKKEVSNGEFEPKYDKKTKKRSILDMLAAQPRKVAKKGN
- the ASC1 gene encoding 40S ribosomal protein RACK1 (similar to Saccharomyces cerevisiae ASC1 (YMR116C); ancestral locus Anc_2.431) translates to MSEVLVLRGTLEGHNGWVTSLATSAGQPNLLLSASRDKTLISWKLTGDDQQYGVPVRSFKGHSHIVQDCALTADGAYALSASWDKTIRLWDVSTGETFQRFVGHKGDVMSVAIDRKASMIISGSRDKTIKVWSIKGECLATMLGHNDWVSQVRVAPNDKPEDDTVTVISAGSDKVVKSWNVNQFQIDADFIGHNNYINAIVASPDGSLIASAGKDGEIMMWDLAQKRALYTLSAHDEVFALAFSPNRYWLAAATSSGIKIFSLEPQGIIDNLNPEFAGYTKAAEPHPLSLAWSADGQTLFAGYTDNVIRVWQVMSAN
- the TBLA0B09060 gene encoding transcription activator GCR1-like domain-containing protein (similar to Saccharomyces cerevisiae YMR111C; ancestral locus Anc_2.437), which gives rise to MNEGSTASHSTPIDSPENNTNNKSSNGNNTPLTTTTLGKSSVLENISGASRKTGSNTIEKNRTDEILKLLASIQDQNSNLKVGIEHLQRHCEEEYLHDFIKIKKRHDTLSKWNKSIKNMTYILQEIQSITNEGTNVVPTLRNTARSISLQNVHIDEFSLFSHNVINHDSSRRDETERLKDIDRTEIILNKRVKLEDEEDFDINNPNYQRDRDFKLAKINISVCTVYEVAKEYYQGFAGRPSLMYMEYKYGPTWRRDPNWTRKFRQRKIIIDKIEDVKKNPTKYGLRPNITREQAIRAVASVESYERCTLPKLVQYFKEKKINLPIIFYRDILELYQK
- the TBLA0B09090 gene encoding uncharacterized protein (similar to Saccharomyces cerevisiae YKL133C and YMR115W; ancestral locus Anc_2.433); its protein translation is MILPYFKGSGLLSGCSLRTNSITSRYISKISTFGYDTITSKRLYSIQKTQEEAYNEQTKNRKIQDVVLTLCGISALSFLIWWVYWPHHTFPTHIAKILRKGLREEMNKEKPNYLKALEYYNQALKLCDENDMNRLANEYTGIEIKIGEMMELLNIQNDANKLYLNMLERFTEAINTENTLSDDERSALIKKDLQILVKVKENTEGIQVSKFFFLLHLLMAQKELIRRLELAENKKGNTNDVGQFVSDMILKLSNLDWLSITEREAREIWNLFGEELIVAREIYTDYSLEQKDYTTAINLKLTNIQWMHNAGIHPSKILLAQANLASILYLQMEQFEAQIYALTKNANQSQNSNQNETLENIVKSRDICLELAENYYNSIIRVIPFDANSKNTTLEQIDITTAQALTLSIYGLGVVNLQKNNQTMAKQYLDQSLCLAKDMNFDSLSSEIERELSKIASR
- the MED11 gene encoding Med11p (similar to Saccharomyces cerevisiae MED11 (YMR112C); ancestral locus Anc_2.436), translating into MQPKNVQERLESLNAIDARLCAMTDRAAEVVTTFSELKRGNESLKPTFQQNIKNFYADLQEISRQLHEELRVLDENIGTTLLPIVVKKKALGQDDDKLREQLSLLEEVLEENKETGSLAA